The Ascaphus truei isolate aAscTru1 chromosome 3, aAscTru1.hap1, whole genome shotgun sequence genome includes a region encoding these proteins:
- the UXS1 gene encoding UDP-glucuronic acid decarboxylase 1 isoform X3, producing MSRSIQENGEQKMEKKIEEVIAPLREKIRDLEKSFTQKYPPVKFLSEKDRKRILITGGAGFVGSHLTDKLMMDGHEVTVVDNFFTGRKRNVEHWIGHENFELINHDVVEPLYIEVDQIYHLASPASPPNYMYNPIKTLKTNTIGTLNMLGLAKRVGARLLLASTSEVYGDPEVHPQNEDYWGHVNPIGPRACYDEGKRVAETMCYAYMKQEGVEVRVARIFNTFGPRMHMNDGRVVSNFVLQALQGEPLTVYGSGSQTRAFQYVSDLINGLVALMNSNVSSPVNLGNPEEHTILEFARLIKHLVGSGGEIQFLSEAQDDPQRRKPDIRKAKLLLTWEPVVPLEEGLNKTIHYFSKELEYQANNQYIPKPKPARIKKGRTRPM from the exons TTTTACCCAGAAATATCCACCTGTGAAATTCTTGTCTGAAAAGGATCGAAAAAGAATACTG ATAACTGGAGGAGCAGGGTTTGTGGGTTCTCATCTCACTGACAAGCTAATGATGGACGGCCATGAAGTCACAGTTGTGGACAACTTCTTTACGGGCAGGAAAAGAAACGTGGAGCACTGGATCGGTCATGAGAATTTTGAGCTGATTAATCATGACGTGGTTGAGCCGCTTTACATTGAAG TGGACCAGATTTACCACTTGGCATCTCCTGCCTCACCTCCAAATTACATGTATAATCCCATCAAGACACTCAAGACGAACACCATTGGGACACTGAAtatgctgg GACTGGCAAAACGCGTCGGAGCTCGGCTCCTCTTGGCCTCCACTTCAGAAGTCTATGGAG ATCCTGAAGTACATCCTCAAAATGAAGACTACTGGGGACACGTGAACCCCATTGGTCCTCGAGCCTGCTATGATGAGGGCAAAAGAGTGGCAGAAACCATGTGCTATGCTTACATGAAACAG GAAGGCGTGGAGGTCAGAGTGGCTCGGATATTTAATACCTTTGGCCCACGCATGCACATGAACGATGGCAGAGTTGTCAGTAACTTTGTTCTGCAGGCACTACAGGGAGAGCCTCTAACT GTCTATGGTTCAGGGTCCCAAACAAGAGCCTTTCAATACGTCAG TGACTTGATAAATGGGTTGGTGGCTTTGATGAACAGCAATGTCAGCAGCCCTGTGAATTTG GGAAACCCAGAAGAGCACACCATCCTAGAATTTGCCAGATTAATTAAACACCTTGTTG GTAGTGGAGGTGAAATCCAGTTCCTTTCAGAAGCTCAGGATGACCCTCAAAGACGGAAACCAGACATCAGAAAAGCCAAGCTATTGCTTACTTGGGAACCTGTg GTCCCACTGGAGGAAGGCTTAAACAAAACCATCCACTATTTCAGCAAAGAGCTTGAATATCAGGCGAACAATCAATACATCCCCAAGCCCAAGCCTGCGAGAATAAAAAAAGGTAGAACGCGGCCCATGTGA